A portion of the Gorilla gorilla gorilla isolate KB3781 chromosome X, NHGRI_mGorGor1-v2.1_pri, whole genome shotgun sequence genome contains these proteins:
- the TSC22D3 gene encoding TSC22 domain family protein 3 isoform X4 yields the protein MDLVKNHLMYAVREEVEILKEQIRELVEKNSQLERENTLLKTLASPEQLEKFQSCLSPEEPAPESPQVPEAPGGSAV from the exons ATG GATCTGGTGAAGAATCATCTGATGTATGCTGTGAGAGAGGAGGTGGAGATCCTGAAGGAGCAGATCCGAGAGCTGGTGGAGAAGAACTCCCAGCTAGAGCGTGAGAACACCCTGTTGAAGACCCTGGCAAGCCCAGAGCAGCTGGAGAAGTTCCAGTCCTGTCTGAGCCCTGAAGAGCCAGCTCCCGAATCCCCACAAGTGCCCGAGGCCCCTGGTGGTTCTGCGGTGTAA
- the TSC22D3 gene encoding TSC22 domain family protein 3 isoform X3: protein MNTEMYQTPMEVAVYQLHNFSISFFSSLLGGDVVSVKLDNSASGASVVAIDNKIEQAMDLVKNHLMYAVREEVEILKEQIRELVEKNSQLERENTLLKTLASPEQLEKFQSCLSPEEPAPESPQVPEAPGGSAV, encoded by the exons ATGAACACCGAAATGTATCAGACCCCCATGGAGGTGGCGGTCTACCAGCTGCACAATTTCTCcatctccttcttctcttctctgcttGGAGGGGATGTGGTTTCCGTTAAGCTGGACAACAG TGCCTCCGGAGCCAGCGTGGTGGCCATAGACAACAAGATCGAACAGGCCATG GATCTGGTGAAGAATCATCTGATGTATGCTGTGAGAGAGGAGGTGGAGATCCTGAAGGAGCAGATCCGAGAGCTGGTGGAGAAGAACTCCCAGCTAGAGCGTGAGAACACCCTGTTGAAGACCCTGGCAAGCCCAGAGCAGCTGGAGAAGTTCCAGTCCTGTCTGAGCCCTGAAGAGCCAGCTCCCGAATCCCCACAAGTGCCCGAGGCCCCTGGTGGTTCTGCGGTGTAA